The genomic window TGAATAAATATTACATCTGTTATCCGAAAATATTTTTTTTAGAAATTGTTGCTACAAAATCTTTCAAATAATATGGTTCAAAATAAGCAACATCTTCAAATTTATTCTCATTAAATGCTTTTTCGGAAAAAGAAATCATATAGTCAGCCGAAGGGTGTAAGTCATCAACAAATGTCGCATTTTTATGTTTAATCATATTTTTACATTTTGCTGCACCATCACCGAAAAAAAATATTTTTTGATTTTCTAACTTTTTAAAAAAGGACTGTTTATCAATAATTTCTGCTTTAATTTTACTAACAGCATTCAAATTGTTGTCAAACAACTGTGTATATACTTCCATTCTTCGGGCATCAATCATGGGAGCAAAAAATACACTTTCTTCGGGTTTTAATAATTGTTTTGCACCCCAAGCCATGCTTTGCAATGTGCTGACAGACAGTAAATTTTTTGTTGCCCCGTAAACAATGCCTTTTGCTGCCGAAACACCTATTCTTAAACCTGTATATGACCCCGGACCCTTACTTACAGAAACGGCATCAATATCATTAATTATTAAGTTTGCAGATTTTAAAATATCTTCAATAAAAACAGTAAGCATTTTAGAATGTGCATTTTTTTCTTTTGTCTCTTTTTCGATAATTTTTTTGCCGTCTTCTGCAATATTCACAGAACAAA from Bacteroidales bacterium includes these protein-coding regions:
- the tsaB gene encoding tRNA (adenosine(37)-N6)-threonylcarbamoyltransferase complex dimerization subunit type 1 TsaB → MALILNIETSTSVCSVNIAEDGKKIIEKETKEKNAHSKMLTVFIEDILKSANLIINDIDAVSVSKGPGSYTGLRIGVSAAKGIVYGATKNLLSVSTLQSMAWGAKQLLKPEESVFFAPMIDARRMEVYTQLFDNNLNAVSKIKAEIIDKQSFFKKLENQKIFFFGDGAAKCKNMIKHKNATFVDDLHPSADYMISFSEKAFNENKFEDVAYFEPYYLKDFVATISKKNIFG